TATCGGCTACCTGCACCGTGGCTTCGAGAAGATCGCCGAGAACAAGACGTGGCAGCAGTTCATCACCTGGACCGACCGTATGGACTACCTTGCGCCGGCGTCGAACAACGTCGCGTACGTCCTGGCGGTCGAGAAGCTGCTGGGCCTGGACGTGCCTCCCCGGTGCAAGGCCCTCCGGGTGGTTCTCTGCGAGATGTCGCGGATCTCGGCGCACCTCTTGTGGCTGGGAACCCACGCCCTCGATCTCGGGGCCGCCACGGTCTTTTTCTACACCTTCCAGCAGCGCGAGATCCTCTACGACCTGTACGAGAAGCTGACCGGCGCCAGGCTCACCACCTCGGCACAGCGGATCGGCGGCATGTCTCGCGACACGCCCGAGGGGTGGCTCGACGAGGTGCGCGAGTTCACGCGACAGGTCGTCCCGGTGATCGATGAGTGCGAACGCCTGCTGACGCGCAATCGCATCTGGGTCGAGCGGACCCGCGACATCGGGGTTCTGAGCGCCGAAGATGCGATCGCCTTCGGCTGCACCGGTCCGGTGTTGCGCGGATCGGGCGTGGAGTGGGATCTCCGCAAGGCACAGCCCTACCTCGGCTACGAGCAGTACGACTTCGAGATTCCCGTCGGCACGGTCGGTGACGTCTACGATCGCTATCTCGTCCGCATGGAAGAGATGCGGCAGTCGGTCAGGATCATCGAGCAGGCCCTGGACAACATGCCGGAGGGCCCGATCAACGCCGACGCCCCGAAGGTCGTGCTCCCTCCGAAGGAAAAGGTCCTGACATCGATGGAGGACCTCATTCACCACTTCATCATCCTGACAGAGGGAATCAAGCCCCCGGTCGGCGAGGTTTACCATGCGATCGAGGCGCCTAAGGGGGAACTCGGTTTCTACATCGTCAGCGACGGGGCGAACTCGGCTTACCGGTGCCGTATCCGGCCGGCCGCATTCGTGAACCTGCAGGTGATCGAGAAGATCGCGGTGGGACAAATGGTGCCGGACGTCGTCGGAATCATCGGCAGCCTCGACCCGGTGATGGGAGAGGTCGACCGCTGAGGCGGACGGCAGGGAGCGGGACGTGTACGGGCAGGAATTCGAGCGCCGGGCCGAAGAGATCGTCGCGCGCTACCCACAGCCGCGCGGCGCGGTGATGCCGCTTCTCCATCTCGTCCAGGAGCAGAAGGGATTCATCCCCCCGGACGCCGAGGAGTGGATCGCCCGGCGTCTCGGGCTGACGCCCTCGTTCGTGCACGGTGTGACGACCTTCTACACCATGTACAGGACGGCGCCGTGCGGCGAGTACCTCATCCAGCTGTGCACGACGGTCTCGTGCATGTTGAGGGGCTGCGATCACGTCCTCGAGCACATCAAGAACAGGCTCGGGATCGAGGTGGGCGAGACGACACCCGACGGCAAGTTCACGCTCGTCACGGTCGAGTGTCTGGGCTCGTGCGGCACGGCGCCGATGATGCAGGTGAACGACGACTACTACGAGGACATGGACATCGAGCGCGTCGATGCCCTGTTGGACGCGCTCGCGGCCGGGCGGGAACCGCCGTTCCCGCCGGGTCCAGGACCGAAGCGCGTCCTCGTCGGGGACTAGCCGGGGACGCGCGGGCTTCCGGCGGCACCGCCGGGCCGAGGACGGGAGGAGATGGAGAAGGTTCTGACGCGGAACGTCGGCATCGCCGACTCGCACCGGCTGGAAACCTACCGCGCCCGCGGCGGTTACCGGGCGCTGGAGAAGGCGTGCCGGATGGAGCCGGACGAGATCGTCGGCGCCGTGAAGACCTCCGGTCTGCGGGGCCGCGGGGGTGCCGGTTTCCCGACAGGCGTGAAGTGGTCGTTCATGCCGAAGGAGCCGCATCCCGATCGGCCCCACTACCTCGTGTGCAATGCGGACGAATCGGAGCCCGGCACGTTCAAGGACCGCCTCCTGATCGAAAACGACCCGCACCTTCTCCTGGAGGGCTGCCTCATCGCAGCCAGGGCCGTGCGGTCGAGCAAGGTCTTCATCTATATCCGCGGAGAGTACGTCCTCGGCGCCCGGCGTCTCGAGCAGGCGGCGGCGGAGGCGCGGGAAGCCGGGATCATCGGACAGGACATCTTCGGATCGGGATGGTCCTGCGACATCGTCGTCCATCGCGGCGCCGGTGCCTACATCTGCGGCGAGGAGACCGCGCTGCTCGACTCCCTGCAGGGCGGCCGCGGCAACCCCCGGCTCAAGCCGCCGTTCCCCGCCCAATACGGCATCTACGGCATGCCCACGACGGTCAACAACGTCGAGACTCTCTGCTGCGTGCCGCTGATCATCGAGCGGGGAGCCGACTGGTTCAAGTCGATCGGCCCGGACGAGCGCAACACCGGCCCCAAGCTCTACTGCCTGTCGGGGCACGTCAAGCGCCCTGGCGTGTACGAGGCGCCGATGGGGATCGAGCTTCTCGAGCTGATCGAGGAGTTCGGCGGCGGGATGCTCCGGGAGGGGCGGAAGCTCAAGGCGGTGATCCCCGGGGGATCGTCCGTGCCGGTGCTGCGGGCCGAGGAGTGCCAGGGGCTGAGAATGGATTTCGATTCCCTGGCCAAGGCGGGCACGATGCTCGGCTCGGCCGGCACCATGGTCATGGACGAGACCACCGACATGGTCGCGGTCATGGAGCGGATCGCCCACTTCTACGCCCACGAAAGCTGCGGGCAGTGCACGCCTTGCCGCGAGGGGACCGGCTGGCTGCTGAAGATCCTGCACCGGATCCGGAGCGGGAGAGGCCGTCCCGAGGATCTGGACCTGCTCGACTCGGTCGCCGGACACATGATGGGCACCACCATTTGCCCGCTCGCGGATGCAGCGGCGATGCCCTGCCGGTCCTTCGTGAGCAAGTTCCGCGAGGAGTTCGAACACTACATCCGGCACGGTCGAAGCATGACCGCTACGGCATGAGGGGCTTGCCATGACCGCTGCGACCGCGACGAGGTGGCCCACCGATCGCCGGCCGGAAGAGCCGCGCTGAGCCGCTGCGAGGCTGCCGATGCCAAAGTTCACGATCGACGGCCGTGAGCTCGAGGTCCCGGAGGGGACGACGATCATGCAGGCGGCGCATGCTGCCGGCATCCCTATCCCGCACTACTGCTACCACCCGGGATTGTCGATCGCCGGTAACTGCCGGATCTGCCTCGTCGAGGTGGAGAAGTTCCCGAAGCCGGCGATCGCCTGCAACACGGTCGTGACCGACGGAATGGTCGTGCGGACACAGGCCTCGTCGGAGAAGGTCAAGGAGTGGCAGGAATCCGTGATGGAGTTCCTGCTCATCAACCATCCGCTCGACTGCCCCATCTGCGACCAGGCCGGCGAGTGCAAACTGCAGGACTACTCGTTCAAGCTGGGCCGCCCCACCACCCGGTTCGTCGAGGAAAAGGAACACGGGCCGAAGCGCAGGATCCTCGGCCCCCATGTGGTCTTCGACTGGGAGCGCTGCATCAAGTGCACTCGCTGCATCCGGTTCTGCCGGGAAGTCACGGGGACCGGTGAGCTCGGCATGTTCCTCAGGGGAGTCAAGGAGGAGATCGGCGTTTTCCCGGGGCGTCCGCTGGAGAACCCCTACTCGGGCAACGTCGCCGATGTCTGCCCGGTCGGCGCTCTGACGATCAAGGACACCCGCTTCATGCCGCGGGTCTACTTCGTCAGCGACGTTCCCTCGGTCTGCCCCGGATGTGCCCGCGGCTGCTCCGTCCACCTGGGGGTTTTCCGGAACCAGATCGTCCGGATCACCCCGCGGGAAAACCAGGCGATCAATCGCTGGTGGATCTGCGACGAGGGCCGGCTATGGGGCCGCAGGCTGGAGCGAGCCGCGGCG
This genomic interval from Acidobacteriota bacterium contains the following:
- the nuoD gene encoding NADH dehydrogenase (quinone) subunit D, with amino-acid sequence MGPSHPSTHGVLRLVLELEGEEVRSCKADIGYLHRGFEKIAENKTWQQFITWTDRMDYLAPASNNVAYVLAVEKLLGLDVPPRCKALRVVLCEMSRISAHLLWLGTHALDLGAATVFFYTFQQREILYDLYEKLTGARLTTSAQRIGGMSRDTPEGWLDEVREFTRQVVPVIDECERLLTRNRIWVERTRDIGVLSAEDAIAFGCTGPVLRGSGVEWDLRKAQPYLGYEQYDFEIPVGTVGDVYDRYLVRMEEMRQSVRIIEQALDNMPEGPINADAPKVVLPPKEKVLTSMEDLIHHFIILTEGIKPPVGEVYHAIEAPKGELGFYIVSDGANSAYRCRIRPAAFVNLQVIEKIAVGQMVPDVVGIIGSLDPVMGEVDR
- the nuoE gene encoding NADH-quinone oxidoreductase subunit NuoE, with translation MYGQEFERRAEEIVARYPQPRGAVMPLLHLVQEQKGFIPPDAEEWIARRLGLTPSFVHGVTTFYTMYRTAPCGEYLIQLCTTVSCMLRGCDHVLEHIKNRLGIEVGETTPDGKFTLVTVECLGSCGTAPMMQVNDDYYEDMDIERVDALLDALAAGREPPFPPGPGPKRVLVGD
- the nuoF gene encoding NADH oxidoreductase (quinone) subunit F produces the protein MEKVLTRNVGIADSHRLETYRARGGYRALEKACRMEPDEIVGAVKTSGLRGRGGAGFPTGVKWSFMPKEPHPDRPHYLVCNADESEPGTFKDRLLIENDPHLLLEGCLIAARAVRSSKVFIYIRGEYVLGARRLEQAAAEAREAGIIGQDIFGSGWSCDIVVHRGAGAYICGEETALLDSLQGGRGNPRLKPPFPAQYGIYGMPTTVNNVETLCCVPLIIERGADWFKSIGPDERNTGPKLYCLSGHVKRPGVYEAPMGIELLELIEEFGGGMLREGRKLKAVIPGGSSVPVLRAEECQGLRMDFDSLAKAGTMLGSAGTMVMDETTDMVAVMERIAHFYAHESCGQCTPCREGTGWLLKILHRIRSGRGRPEDLDLLDSVAGHMMGTTICPLADAAAMPCRSFVSKFREEFEHYIRHGRSMTATA